The Zalophus californianus isolate mZalCal1 chromosome 7, mZalCal1.pri.v2, whole genome shotgun sequence genome includes a region encoding these proteins:
- the PRL gene encoding prolactin isoform X1: MDNKGWSLKAGSLLPLLLLVSELLLGQSVDSLPICPTGAVNCQVSLRDLFDRAVILSHYIHNLSSEMFNEFDKRYAQGRGFITKAINSCHTSSLSTPEDKEQAQQIHHEDLLNLILRVLRSWNDPLYHLVTEVRGMQEAPDSILSRAIEIEEQNRRLLEGMEKIVGQVHPGVKENEVYSVWSGLPSLQMADEDTRLFAFYNLLHCLRRDSHKIDNYLKLLKCRIVYDSNC; this comes from the exons ATGGACAACAAAGGGTGGTCGCTGAAAG CAGGGTCgctcctgcccctgctgctgctggtgtCAGAACTCCTCCTGGGCCAGAGCGTGGACTCCCTGCCCATCTGTCCCACCGGGGCTGTCAACTGCCAGGTGTCCCTCCGAGACCTGTTTGACCGCGCGGTCATCCTGTCTCACTACATCCATAACCTCTCCTCCGAGATGTTCAACGAATTT GATAAAAGGTACGCCCAGGGCCGGGGGTTCATTACCAAGGCCATCAACAGCTGTCACACTTCCTCCCTCTCTACCCCTGAAGACAAGGAGCAAGCCCAGCAGATCCAC CATGAAGACCTTCTGAACCTGATACTCAGAGTGCTGCGCTCCTGGAATGACCCCCTGTATCATCTAGTCACAGAAGTGCGGGGTATGCAAGAAGCCCCAGATTCGATTCTGTCTAGAGCCATAGAGATTGAGGAACAAAACAGAAGACTTCTAGAGGGTATGGAGAAGATAGTTGGCCAG GTTCATCCTGGAGTCAAAGAAAATGAGGTCTACTCCGTATGGTCAGGACTTCCGTCCCTGCAGATGGCTGATGAAGACACTCgcctttttgctttttataaccTGCTCCACTGCCTACGCAGGGATTCACATAAGATTGACAATTATCTCAAGCTCCTGAAGTGCCGAATCGTCTACGACAGCAACTGCTAA
- the PRL gene encoding prolactin isoform X2, translated as MDNKGWSLKGSLLPLLLLVSELLLGQSVDSLPICPTGAVNCQVSLRDLFDRAVILSHYIHNLSSEMFNEFDKRYAQGRGFITKAINSCHTSSLSTPEDKEQAQQIHHEDLLNLILRVLRSWNDPLYHLVTEVRGMQEAPDSILSRAIEIEEQNRRLLEGMEKIVGQVHPGVKENEVYSVWSGLPSLQMADEDTRLFAFYNLLHCLRRDSHKIDNYLKLLKCRIVYDSNC; from the exons ATGGACAACAAAGGGTGGTCGCTGAAAG GGTCgctcctgcccctgctgctgctggtgtCAGAACTCCTCCTGGGCCAGAGCGTGGACTCCCTGCCCATCTGTCCCACCGGGGCTGTCAACTGCCAGGTGTCCCTCCGAGACCTGTTTGACCGCGCGGTCATCCTGTCTCACTACATCCATAACCTCTCCTCCGAGATGTTCAACGAATTT GATAAAAGGTACGCCCAGGGCCGGGGGTTCATTACCAAGGCCATCAACAGCTGTCACACTTCCTCCCTCTCTACCCCTGAAGACAAGGAGCAAGCCCAGCAGATCCAC CATGAAGACCTTCTGAACCTGATACTCAGAGTGCTGCGCTCCTGGAATGACCCCCTGTATCATCTAGTCACAGAAGTGCGGGGTATGCAAGAAGCCCCAGATTCGATTCTGTCTAGAGCCATAGAGATTGAGGAACAAAACAGAAGACTTCTAGAGGGTATGGAGAAGATAGTTGGCCAG GTTCATCCTGGAGTCAAAGAAAATGAGGTCTACTCCGTATGGTCAGGACTTCCGTCCCTGCAGATGGCTGATGAAGACACTCgcctttttgctttttataaccTGCTCCACTGCCTACGCAGGGATTCACATAAGATTGACAATTATCTCAAGCTCCTGAAGTGCCGAATCGTCTACGACAGCAACTGCTAA